AATCTCTCCCTCACACACTTTCGTTCTCTCCTTTATGTGGCTATATCTATCCTTAGATAGTTTTAAGTTCAGGAACTATTGGACTCTGATGCTAACTATGAGTATCACTTGTATAATCAGACTTATATGGGCAGAATTTTGAGGGTTAATTTCTCAGACAAACCTAAGCCCAAGGAACATTTGTTTCCAGAAACTGAGTATAAACTCTTTGTTCGAAACTTAGCTTGGTCAGTAACATCAGAAAGTTTGACACAAGCATTTCAAGAATATGGAAATGTGGTAGGAGCAAGGGTCATCTATAACGGGGAGACCGGAAGGTCACGTGGTTATGGCTTTGTTTCTTACTCAACAAAATCAGAGATGGAGACAGCTCTTGTC
This is a stretch of genomic DNA from Cucurbita pepo subsp. pepo cultivar mu-cu-16 unplaced genomic scaffold, ASM280686v2 Cp4.1_scaffold005304, whole genome shotgun sequence. It encodes these proteins:
- the LOC111787100 gene encoding 31 kDa ribonucleoprotein, chloroplastic-like, encoding MGRILRVNFSDKPKPKEHLFPETEYKLFVRNLAWSVTSESLTQAFQEYGNVVGARVIYNGETGRSRGYGFVSYSTKSEMETALVALNDAVFEGRVLSVSLAEGSQAQGQMLN